In Myxococcus stipitatus, the following are encoded in one genomic region:
- a CDS encoding 2OG-Fe dioxygenase family protein — translation MSFSPPVSAPSAVLPALRDRGYAVLDRAGLSELVGIPATTLDRWRPTWNDLPADGYLRDGGRYRSRRHSCFVVEGDAVTAVPHRAHWQPVEYNALHGGLERMFEPMTAAVAAQPEWPRLLSRLATCASALKGEQPWYVESHQFRIDTTDGIGRPTPEGAHRDGVDLVAVLLVGRQGIKGGETRVFEADGPNGIRFTLTEPWSALLLDDERVIHESTPIQPLEGTGHRDTLVLTFRAKRFQGP, via the coding sequence ATGAGCTTCTCTCCGCCTGTTTCCGCTCCCTCCGCTGTCCTTCCCGCCCTGCGCGACAGGGGTTACGCGGTCCTGGACCGCGCGGGCCTGTCCGAGCTGGTGGGCATCCCCGCCACCACGCTGGACCGCTGGCGGCCCACCTGGAATGACCTCCCCGCCGATGGCTATCTGCGCGACGGTGGCCGCTATCGCTCGCGGCGCCACTCGTGCTTCGTCGTGGAGGGCGACGCCGTCACGGCGGTGCCGCACCGCGCGCACTGGCAACCCGTCGAATACAACGCCCTGCACGGCGGACTCGAGCGCATGTTCGAGCCGATGACCGCCGCCGTCGCCGCCCAACCCGAGTGGCCGAGGCTGCTCAGCCGCCTCGCCACCTGTGCCTCCGCGCTGAAGGGTGAGCAGCCCTGGTACGTGGAGTCGCATCAGTTCCGCATCGACACGACGGACGGCATCGGCCGGCCCACTCCCGAGGGCGCGCACCGCGACGGCGTGGACCTGGTCGCGGTGCTGCTCGTCGGACGCCAGGGCATCAAGGGCGGAGAGACGCGTGTCTTCGAGGCCGACGGCCCCAACGGCATCCGCTTCACCCTGACCGAGCCCTGGTCCGCGCTGCTGCTCGACGATGAGCGGGTCATCCACGAGAGCACGCCCATCCAACCGCTGGAGGGCACCGGGCACCGCGACACCCTGGTGCTCACCTTCCGCGCGAAGCGCTTCCAGGGGCCCTGA